In Hymenobacter sublimis, a single genomic region encodes these proteins:
- a CDS encoding M1 family metallopeptidase — protein MHTSLPAASFVPDPHSYARPAEVSVHHLALELTVDFASRTLVGVATWQLSNHHGATELVLDARALLVEAVLLDGPTGSPTAFALGPEDAVLGQALRITVTPATAAVTIRYRTTPGAAALQWLTPEQTAGRQQPFLFTQSQAILARTWIPCQDSPGVRFTYEAQVRVPAHLLPLMSAENPQQREASGEYSFRMSQPIPAYLMALAVGDVEFRALSPRTGVYAEPATLPGAAEEFADLENMVAAAEDLYGPYRWDRYDLLVLPPSFPFGGMENPRLTFVTPTILAGDRSLTSLVAHELAHSWSGNLVTNATWNDFWLNEGFTVYFERRIMEKLYGRPYADMLQVLGHTALLQTVQELGATSPDTHLHLNLAGRDPDEGLNEIAYEKGDYLLLTLEQLVGREILDSFIKDYFARHSFRSMDTASFVSYLRQELLDRHPGLEEQMQLDAWINGPGIPAVAPPVSASRFEAVDVALRQWQAGTPAAALTTSAWTSHEWVHFLHGLPAKLTPEQLTELDGAFGFTHSGNAEILAAWFPLTIAAGYAPAEAALHQFLTRVGRRKFLVPLYRALLATPGGAERARRIYAEARGNYHAVATSTFDALLGKPAE, from the coding sequence ATGCATACTTCCTTGCCTGCTGCCTCCTTCGTTCCCGATCCGCACAGTTACGCCCGCCCCGCGGAAGTCAGCGTGCATCACTTGGCGCTTGAGCTAACCGTAGACTTTGCCTCCCGCACGCTGGTGGGCGTTGCCACCTGGCAGCTCAGCAACCACCACGGCGCAACGGAGCTGGTGCTAGATGCGCGCGCCCTCCTTGTCGAAGCCGTGCTGCTGGACGGCCCTACTGGCTCCCCAACTGCCTTTGCGCTCGGACCGGAAGACGCCGTGCTGGGCCAGGCCCTGCGCATTACGGTTACCCCCGCTACAGCCGCCGTTACCATTCGCTACCGCACTACACCTGGGGCCGCGGCGCTGCAGTGGCTGACGCCAGAGCAGACCGCCGGCCGGCAGCAACCGTTCCTGTTTACCCAATCACAGGCCATCCTGGCTCGCACTTGGATTCCGTGCCAGGACTCGCCGGGGGTGCGCTTTACGTATGAAGCCCAGGTGCGGGTACCGGCCCACTTGCTTCCGCTGATGAGCGCCGAGAACCCCCAGCAGCGTGAGGCTAGTGGGGAATACAGCTTCCGAATGAGCCAGCCCATTCCGGCCTACCTCATGGCCTTGGCCGTCGGTGACGTGGAATTCCGGGCCCTGAGTCCGCGCACGGGCGTGTACGCGGAGCCAGCTACCCTGCCCGGAGCAGCCGAAGAGTTTGCCGATCTGGAAAACATGGTAGCCGCGGCCGAGGACCTGTACGGGCCCTACCGCTGGGACCGGTATGATTTGCTGGTACTGCCGCCCTCCTTTCCGTTCGGCGGCATGGAAAATCCGCGTCTAACATTTGTTACCCCCACCATTCTGGCAGGCGACCGAAGCCTGACCAGCTTGGTGGCCCACGAGTTGGCTCACTCCTGGAGCGGCAACCTCGTGACCAACGCCACCTGGAACGACTTCTGGCTGAACGAAGGCTTCACCGTTTACTTTGAGCGGCGCATCATGGAGAAGCTCTACGGCCGCCCCTACGCCGACATGCTGCAGGTGCTTGGCCACACGGCCCTGCTCCAGACCGTGCAGGAGCTGGGTGCCACCAGCCCCGACACCCACCTGCACCTAAACCTAGCCGGCCGGGACCCCGACGAAGGGCTCAATGAAATTGCCTACGAAAAAGGCGACTACCTCCTACTTACCCTCGAACAGCTGGTAGGCCGCGAAATTCTGGACTCCTTTATTAAGGACTACTTTGCCCGCCATAGCTTCCGCAGCATGGACACGGCTTCCTTTGTGAGCTACCTGCGCCAGGAGCTGCTAGACCGACATCCGGGGCTCGAAGAACAGATGCAGCTCGATGCTTGGATTAACGGCCCGGGCATTCCGGCGGTAGCTCCGCCGGTTTCAGCCAGCCGCTTCGAGGCTGTGGATGTGGCCCTCCGGCAGTGGCAAGCCGGCACGCCGGCCGCGGCTCTTACTACCTCCGCCTGGACCAGCCACGAGTGGGTACACTTCCTGCACGGCTTGCCAGCAAAGCTAACACCGGAGCAACTAACCGAGCTAGACGGCGCTTTTGGGTTTACGCACTCGGGCAATGCCGAAATTTTGGCGGCCTGGTTTCCGCTAACCATTGCGGCCGGATACGCGCCGGCTGAGGCGGCCCTGCATCAGTTCCTGACGCGGGTAGGCCGGCGTAAGTTTCTGGTGCCGCTGTACCGAGCCCTACTGGCCACGCCCGGCGGCGCGGAGCGGGCCCGCCGCATCTACGCCGAAGCACGCGGCAACTACCACGCCGTAGCGACCAGCACATTTGACGCCTTGCTGGGTAAGCCCGCCGAGTAA
- a CDS encoding cyanophycinase, with the protein MKNSIPLGKLIAIGGNEDKGTYPNPRTKKKYYLNFFELGILKRVILESGKEDPRIEVITTASMIPEEVARIYVSSFTMLNCNNVGILDIRVPEDALYPEYVERLKQADIVMFSGGNQSRLTDIFGGTEFLETLRERYYNQPNFVIAGTSAGAMAMSKTMIKGGSVPDALMKGAVKMGTGLGLINNVVIDSHFVKRGRFGRLIEAVALHPKLIGIGLGEDTGVLITEGSQIETIGSNLVIIMDGHKLEHNNAAAAKKGEAISIESMLLHVLVKGNVYDISQREFYPNLKLRQQAAESVLLTAGQDANEPAPAL; encoded by the coding sequence TTGAAAAATTCCATACCGCTCGGTAAGCTGATTGCCATTGGAGGCAACGAAGACAAAGGCACGTACCCAAACCCGCGCACGAAAAAGAAATACTACCTCAACTTCTTCGAGTTGGGTATTCTCAAACGAGTAATCCTGGAATCGGGCAAGGAAGACCCGCGCATCGAGGTCATAACTACCGCTTCCATGATTCCGGAGGAGGTAGCGCGCATTTACGTTTCCTCGTTTACTATGCTTAACTGCAACAACGTGGGCATTCTGGATATTCGCGTGCCGGAAGACGCGCTGTACCCGGAGTATGTAGAGCGGCTTAAGCAGGCGGATATTGTGATGTTTTCGGGGGGCAACCAGTCGCGCCTGACGGATATTTTTGGGGGCACGGAATTTCTGGAAACCCTGCGGGAGCGGTATTACAACCAGCCCAACTTTGTTATAGCCGGTACTTCGGCCGGGGCCATGGCCATGTCGAAAACCATGATTAAGGGCGGCAGCGTGCCAGATGCCCTTATGAAAGGTGCCGTGAAGATGGGCACGGGCCTGGGCCTGATCAACAACGTCGTCATTGACTCGCACTTTGTGAAGCGCGGCCGCTTTGGCCGCCTCATCGAGGCCGTGGCCCTCCACCCCAAATTAATCGGCATTGGGTTGGGCGAGGATACGGGCGTGCTCATTACGGAAGGCAGCCAGATTGAAACCATCGGTTCCAACCTGGTCATCATCATGGATGGGCACAAGCTGGAGCACAACAACGCGGCGGCCGCCAAAAAGGGCGAGGCCATTTCTATTGAAAGCATGCTGCTGCACGTGTTGGTTAAGGGCAACGTCTATGACATCAGCCAACGCGAATTTTATCCTAATCTGAAGCTGCGCCAGCAAGCGGCTGAGTCGGTGCTTCTGACGGCGGGCCAGGATGCCAACGAGCCCGCCCCGGCGTTATAG